TTCGTTCCAAAGGATTCTTATGGCACTGATGAGGGGGCTTGCTTCAATGAGAAGTAGGTTAGACTGGTATTTCACAAGTAGGGTACTATTCCCAAAACGATCCATCTCTCCCCACTCGACTTGTAAATCGGGAGAGTGAGACAATGCCTTTTGGATGAGGACCTTAACTTCGAAATCGTTTAAGGTTTCTTCAATTTCACTCAAATCTTTTAGAATCGAAAAAAAGAATGTTTTGGCAAGTTCCTCTTGGAATGCCTCCAATTGTTCTTGGTCCATATCTAATCTTTCGGACTAATTACTTGCTTCGTCTGAAAAATATTCGTCAGCATGGTAAGAAGAGCGAACCAGTGGCCCTGAAGCTACAGTTTTGAAACCGATGGTATAAGCATATTCCTTCCAAAGCTGGAAAGTTTCTGGTTTGATAAATTCTTGAACAGGGTAGTGAGTGGGTCCGGGTTGGAGGTATTGGCCAATGGTAAGCATCCGAACTCCATGATGGAAAAGATCCCCTAAACATTGTTTGATATCCTCATCCTTTTCTCCAAGCCCTAGGATGAGCCCACTTTTTGTTAGGAACCCATGTTTAGCAATATGCGATAGAACCGTAAGCGAACGTTTATAGTTCTTTTGAGGAGTGATTGTGGGAAATAACCGTTCTACGGTTTCAATGTTGTGGTTGATGATATTGGGTTTTGAGGCGTAGAGGATTTGTAAAGACTCTTCTTTTGCTTTAAAATCAGGAATGAGTACTTCAATGGAGCATTCGGGACGATAGGATTTGATTTTAGTGATGGTTTCTGCGAAATGGGCAGCCCCCCCATCTTTCAAATCGTCTCGGTTGACAGCGGTAAGAACTACATGCCGTAGTTCCAATTCAGCCACAGACCTTGCCACTCGCTCCGGTTCTTCTAAATCAAGAGGATTTGGTCTGCCAAAGGCTACGTCACAATATTGGCAGCGCCTTGTGCAAATGTCACCAGATAACATATAGGTTGCCGTGCGTCGGTTCCAACAATGGTTCAGGTTTGGGCAGCTGGCAGACTCACAAACAGTATGAAGTTTTTTAGACTCGACCTCACTGCGCACTAGACTTAAGGCATCCCCCTCTGTCGGAAAGCTCACTCGCACTTTCATCCACTCGGGAAGGTGGATCCGGGGGCTCGTATTTTTAGAGCGAGGTTTCTTTTTTAACGGATTCATACCTTCTTTAGACTTTTTGAAATGAGGCCCCTTTGTAAAATGGAAAATCATGAGGATCAACGCATTTCTAGCCAAATTAGGTCTCGGTTCCCGTCGGAAAGTTGAAGAATTGGTCCTCGCAGGCCGAATCAAAGTCAACGGAAGTACCATCACAGACCTTTCCTTTCAAGTCGAAGATACAGATTCCATCAGCTTTGATGGAAAATCGGTACAAATGGAAGAGGAGTCTCTAAAAAGACCCAAAATCATTGCCTTCAACAAACCGCCAGGTTACTTAACTTCTCACGAAGATAAGTTTCATGAGAATACGATCTTCTCACTTCTGCCGGAAGCCTTTCAAAAATACAATTATGCTGGCCGATTGGACTTAGATTCCCGGGGGCTTTTACTTTTGTCTATAGATGGGGACTTTATCCAAAAAGTCACTCATCCACGAAACAAAATCGATAAAGAATATATCATCAGTTTGAAACAACCCGTAGCTTGGAAGCCCATTGCCGATGAATTTATGTTAGGTGTGAGAGAAGGTGGGGAAACTCTTCGGGCTCTTGCCGTAAAACCAGCCAATGTGGTTCCCGAAAAAACTGCTCCCGGTTTTACGAGTTACCTCAGTATCATCTTAAAAGAAGGAAAAAAACGCCAGATCCGCAGAATGTGTAAAGCAAAGGAAATGGTGGTTCTTGATCTCTATCGGATTCGGATTGGAAAATTGGATCTACGGGACTTTGTACTCGAAGAAGGAAAATACAAAGTAGTCACCGAAGAACAGGTTCTTGGAAAACCGGCTTCTTAAATTGGTTGAAGAATCCAATCCGCTCTTAAAATGGTGAGGTTAGGGGATTTGTGTTTTTGAAATCAAAACCGTTTTTATTATATCCAGTGGTTCTTTTCTTTTTTGTCTTTTTGGTAGATAAAATTTTTCTTTTGCCAGTCTTTCATGAGGAGTTCCTCCAAGCAGGCAATTCGGTTTTTTATTTCCAAAGAAAAGTGCTAGCGAAACGACTGTTAAGCGACGAAGAAGCTGCTAAGAAAAAACTAGCACTTGTTTTTGGAGATTCTCGGTCCTATCCCTTTTCTGAATTAGGAATTCCCGAACCACATCGTAAAGATTGGACTTTATATAATTTCAGTAGCCCACAGGGAATTCCTATGAATTCCTATATCCAATTAAAAAAACTTTTGGACTCAGGTGTCAAACCGGAGTTTGTCATTTTATCGCTAAGTCCAGAGGCCTTTGATGATAATAAAGGATTCATTTTGTCTCCTTTCCTTAGGATGGGTTGTGACAAAGATTGTTTGGACATTGTTTGGAAAGACATCCCCCTTAAAGAAAAATGGGCTTATTTTTTAGATAAAGTTTTTTCGATTCGCAGCGTAGAGTTAAACCTATCTCTTTTTAGCTCTCGATTGAAACAAAAAAAACTTAAAGAATATAAATCTCTCCACAACCAGGAATTTCAATTCATCAATTATACAAAGGGTGAATATTTGATGTATGGGGTGCAGGCCAATCCGGTAGAAAAAATTAAAAAGGATACTCTTCGCATTGGAAGTTTGTATATGAGTTCTTATTCGTTAGGTAAGTCACAAAAACCTTATGTAGAAGCATTTTTAGATCTTACTAGAAAGGAAAAAATCAAAACCCTTGTACTTTGGCCCAAGGTTTATGGTGATTATTATAAGTATTATGAAAAGTTTCATATAAAAGAAGTTTGGTGGGATCCGATGGAAACGTTGGCTACATCTTATGGCGCCTACCCATTGAACTGGAACAAAGTTGGAACTTGCGATTTATTTAATGACGCTTCTCACCAATCCGCATTTTGTTTTATTGACCAGATGAAAGAGATTTGGGTGAACTACGCTGAAAGATAGATTCAAAAGTTTACCTAGTAAAATCAAGGCACCCCTTTCGGTTAAACGCACCAAACGTTCCCTTCGGTTTGCCATTTGGAGTTTGATTAGTAGCACTGTATCAATTTGGTCAATCCTTACAATTACCAATTTATCGGGGCATTCTCTTCTCATTGGTTCGTTTGGAGCCACTGCTGTACTTTTGTTTGCTGTACCGGACGCACCTCTTTCCCAACCAAGAAATTTAATTGGAGGGCATTTAATTTCTGCCGCCATTGCTGTGATCCTTGTGGCGACTCTAGGAACCAATTTTTTTACTATCGGATTTTCTGTGGGGCTTTCTATTTTTGTAATGTATTGGACTCACACCTTACATCCACCAGGTGGTGCGACGGCTATGATTGGTGTGCTTGGAGGAGTGGGAGTGGATTTTATTTTATTTCCGGTGCTAATCGGAGTTTTGATACTGCTTGTAAATGCTTTATTAATCAATAATTTGGTCCACCACCGAAAGTATCCGGTGGTGTGGTTTTAGTTTTTTACCAGTTTAGTTTTTTAGAATCTTCTATAAACTTTGCAAGCCCGCTGTCAGTGAGTGGATGTTTGAAAAGCATTTCAAATACTGAATAAGGTAGGGTAACACAATCGGCACCACGAAGTGCCACTTCTTTGAAATGGATGGGGTGACGAACGGAAGCCGCAAGGATTTGTGTTTCGATTCCGTAGTTGTCATAAATGTCTCGGATCTCAGAGATCAGTTCCAATCCATCGTAACCAATATCATCCAAACGACCCACAAAGGGAGAGATGAAACTGGCACCAGCTTTAGCAGCAAGAAGCGCTTGGTTGGCAGTGAAACAAAGGGTCACGTTTGTTTGGATTCCTTGTTCTGAAAAAGCTTTCACAGCTTTCATTCCTTCTGGAATTAAAGGAACTTTTACGACTACGTTCTCTGCAATTTTAGAAAGCTCTATCCCTTCTTTGATCATTGTAGGTGCGTCTGTGGCTAGAACTTCTGCACTTACGGGACCTTTTACAAAACTACAGATTTCTTTGATGACTTCCGTAAACTTACGACCGGATTTTGCGATGATGGATGGGTTCGTAGTGATCCCATCTAGGAGACCAAGTTCATGGACTTTTTTAATTTCGTCTATGTTGGCTGTGTCTAAAAATAAATTCATTTTGCCTCGTATGCTTGGGCATTGGTTTGCCAAGCCTCACGAGACAGGGTAACTACGGGATTAAATCCCGCAAGGTTTTTGTTTCTTGAACGCTGAAGAAATCAACATAATCCTTTGCGATAACTTCTTTGAGATTGGCAGAAAAGTAATCAATCCGACGAGTGTACGGAGCTTTTTTGTAACCTTCTCTCCAAACTACGGCAAATCCACCGCGGGCAGGGGTCTCTCTTCTTTCCACAAGTTCCCAAATGGCAGCCCCGGAAACCTTATCATCCCCGATGGATTCCTTCCTGGGTTTCCCATATTTTTTTTCCATTTTTTCTTTGATTTTTTCAGTTGGAACCAAATTGAATGTGACACCCACAGAAAAGAGAATTCCATTTTCACGGAATTCTGTCTGCCCATCGATACTAGGATCCGCTTCTGGGGCACCCTCTCGTTTCGGGCGCACCTCTTTCAATAGTTCTGGAGTTTTATAAAAGCGATAGAGATAGAAGATACCATTTCGTTTGATAAGAAGACTTTCTTCTTTCTTTTCATTTAAGAGTTCAATTTTTTCCTTTGATTCCGGATTGGTAGCCATCGATAAAAATTTCTCACGGATGGATTCAAAGGTCATCCCCCAAGAAGCTTCTGCAAATCCATCCAAACTATTGGGGATTTCGGTTTGAGCAGAAAGGAATCCTGGTAGGCAAAAAAGAAGGAAAAGTAGGTATTTCTTCATATCATTTCTATCGGCTGAACGAGGAAAAAAGAGAACCGGTTTCTTACTTAAATTCATCCGGGAAAGGGTCGTCTCCGAGTCCGAACTCATCTGCCTCGTTCGTAAAGGGTCCATCTTCCTCCGCTTCCCAACCATTATTTGGTTTGGGATCGGTTGATGAAGCGGGAGAACCCCAATCATCCTCTGATTCATAGGAATAGGAAGACGGGCTTTCCTCAAAACTTACCCCAAAGATTGGCTCTCGGTTCCAGAGAAAAACTAGAACGGGAATTTGTAAGATGAGAAGGAGGAGATAAAACAAAAAGAAAAGATCTCGGTCGAGCCCGTAGTGAACTGCCCCTGCCGATAAATTCCCAAGCGCCAAACCGGAAAGAACAGGTTTGGCAAGCGCAAGATATCGTTCTCCTTTGTAGGCTTCCTTTAAGAAGGGAAAGGAAAAGAAAACAGCCAAAAAGAAAATTGGCATATGGAAGATATGTTCCATGGGACCAGGCCCCTTGTCCCCAAGGAGTGATCCAAGAAGAGACCAAAGCCAAACAAAGAGGGCACTAATTAAAAAAGCACCGACCCCATACACAAAATTTCCTCCTGATTCTAGAACATCCAGACAAATGCGAAATACATCTCCACGAATGTCTGTTAGTTCTTCTCTTCTGTAATTGGTTTTGGCAGAAAAGAAAAGTATCTTTACGTAATAAACAATTACGGCCGTAACCAAACAAAAGAAGGCGAGAAATAGAAGGAAAAGAAAAAATTCCATTAGTGACGGAAATGCCTCATTCCAGTAAAGACCATGATAAGACCATGTTCGTCAGCAGCTTGGATCACTTCTTCATCCCGGATGGAACCACCTGGTTGGATGATTGCTTTCGCACCGACTTTGGCAATGGCATCGATCCCATCTCGGAATGGAAAAAAAGCATCACTTCCCACATAAGATCCCACAACAGAAAGACCAACTTTTTGTGCTTTCATCGCGCCGAGTTCTACCGAATCCACTCGAGACATTTGTCCCGCTCCAATTCCTAGAGTTGAGTTTTGGTCCGTATAAACAATGGCATTGGATTTGATAAATTTCACACAGTTCCAAGCAAACATCAAACCTTCTAAATCATCAGCTGTTGGTTGTTTTTTGGAAACAATTTTCAATTTGTCTTTAGTGATCAAATCATAGTCGCGATTTTGAATGAGTAGGCCATGGTGAAGCGAACGTAAATCGAGTTCGTCAAGAGCTTCATCAAATTTGGCAATGGGGATCAAACGAACATTAGGTTTTTTTGCAAAAATCTCTAAAGCCTCATCTGAAAAACTTTCGGCAATCACACCTTCGACAAAGTTTTTTGTCATCTCTTCCGCAGATTCTTTTTCCACTCGGCCATGGATTCCTATGATTCCCCCAAAAGCAGAAATAGGATCTGTTTTTCTTGCGAGCTCAAAGGATTCTAAAACTGTTTCACCAAAAGCAATCCCACATGGGTTTAGGTGTTTTACAATGGAGACAGCATTTTTCGGAAGTAGGCTTGCTACATGGAAGGCCGCATCAAAATCCAACATATTATTAAAAGAGAGTTCTTTTCCCTGTAAAGCTTCAAACTGCGATTTGATAAATAGCGGTTCATAAAAAGCCGCATCTTGGTGCGGGTTTTCACCATAACGAAGTTTTTGTTTTTTGTTAAAAGCTAAAGTAATTTTCTCAGGATATTTGATATCTAGTTTTTTATTAAAAAATGTGGAGATCGCTGAATCGTAAGATGCGGTTTCCGAAAATACTTTGGCTGCATATTTGAATGCTGTTTCACGAGAAACTTTTCCTTTGTTTGTTGTAAACTCAGTTTGGAAGGATTCGTAATCTTTGGGATCAGTAAGAACGACAACGTTTTTATGATTTTTTGCCGCCGAACGTAGCATAGATGGTCCACCGATATCAATGTTTTCGATGGCATCTTCCAAGGTTACATCTGGTTTCATCACTGTTTTGACAAACGGATACAAATTCACAATGACAAGAGTGATGGGAACAATTCCATTACTTTCCATTTGTTTCACATGGTCAGGATTGGTTGTGTCACCAAGAAGTCCTCCATGGATTTTCGGGTGGAGGGTTTTCACTCGGCCGTGGAGGATTTCTGGAAAACCAGTAAACTCATCTACTTTTTTAACAGGAATTCCAACTTTGGAGAGGGCATCATAGGTTCCACCGGTGGAAAGAATTTCCACACCGTTTTTCGCTAAGAAGGAACAGATCTCCGTAATTCCGGCTTTGTCGGATACGGATACGAGTACTCTTTTGATTTCGATCATTTTAGGATTTCTACCTTTCGTTCTTTGATTTTTAATTTATCTTCACAAAACAGTTGTATAGCGAGGGGAAGGATTTTATGTTCTTCCGCAAGGATTGCAAGGGATAGTTCTTTTTCGGTCCACTCGGGGGCAATGGCAATCGCTTTTTGCAATATGATGGGACCCGTGTCCACACCTTCCTCTACAAAATGAACCGTACAACCTGCCACCTTTACGCCGTATTCCAGTGCTTGTTTTTGGGAATCGAGCCCGGGAAAGGCCGGAAGTAGGCTTGGGTGGACATTGATGATTTGGCTTCGAAACTGGCGTACAAATTCAGGCTTTAGAATCCGCATGTACCCGCAAGCCACTATGAGGTCGGGATTTAGGTTTTCCACTTCGTTTAGTAAATCCTTGTGGTAGTCCGTTTTTTGAGCATAGGTGGCGTAAGGAATGACTTTTGTGGGAATTCCAAAGGATTTGGCCACACCTACGGCTTTGGCCTCCGGGTTGTCTGTCACAAGGGCCACCAGGTCGAGCTTTAGCTTTTTTTTTCGAATGTACTCGACAGAAGCGGTAAAATTGGATCCTCTTCCTGAGGCCAAAAAAACGACACGTTTTATTTTTCCCATGTGATATTCTAAGAATATTCACTTGGGTCATTAAGCAAGTATCCTTTTTGGTCGATGGGAATACTCAGGAGAAAAAAATGTCGCTTGCGAGAAAAACCGGTGCCTCTGCTTACAATGAATACAAAGCCAATGAGATATCTACCGTTAGCCAAATCAAATTGATTGTGATGCTCTTCGACGGAGCCATCCGATTCCTTGGTGTGGCAAAAGACAATATGACTCCCAGAAAGTATGATGTTGTGAACAACAATATCATCAAAACCCAAGACATCATCACAGAACTTCTACTTTCTCTCAATATGGAAGAAGGGAAAGAAGTAGCAAATAACCTTCTGTCCTTATATGTTTATTTGAAGAAACGATTGTTAGAAGCAAATATGCTAAAAGACAAAACAATCATAGAAGAATGTATCAAAATCCTCATTGAGTTAAAAATCTCTTGGGAAGAGTTAGAGAAAAAAGACACTCCGAATCCAAATACAGCCCCTGGTGTGCGGCCTACGGGAATTTCGATTACAGGATAATCGAATACTAAAAATCTATGATTTCATCCAAACAAACGACCAAACAACTTTTACAAAAGAAAATCCAATACTTAGATTCTCTGATTGCCAATCTGAAACGAGAAGAAGAATTACTTTCTTACCGAGATGCGGATACGGCTGTGAAGTTGGAATTTAAAAATGAAACGTTTGTGCGGAAGTTGGAAGAGGTAGATCGGGAACTTTGGGAAAGACAGGAAATGGAAGTTTACTCAGAAGAGGAGATTGCCATTTCAGAAACTGTTTTTGAACGGTTGGACGCGGCCAGAAGTCTCCAACAAAAGGTGCAAGAATTACTTGTTTTTGAAATGAATGAGAGTAAAAAAGAGTATTGGGATTTTAGTATCAAACGAAAACTAAAGTTTCATTTGATTCAGTCCTCTGGCCTCTCATGGACAAAAAATTACTGTTAAATGATTCCCTCCATTTTTTAGGTCTCTCTCTCGGTTTTACAGAATCCGAACTCAAAGAATCCTATCATAAATTAGCAAAAAAATACCATCCTGATTCCGGCGAATTTACCAGTGATGTTATGTTTTTGGAACTAAACAAACATTACGAATCCTTAAAAGACTATCTTCTGATCCATCCCGAAGAGGAAATTCCGTCAGAGGGAAGTGGAGACAGGTATGGAGACGGGGATACAAACACTCCTTTGGTAAAACCTTCTAAAGATCCAATATTTCATGAATACAAACAAGCTAAGGAAAAAGAAACCAAAGCCATTTTGCGTTATTATGAAAAACGGGATCTCCATCCCATTGAACTTTCGGAAAACTTAAACAAGGAACTTGTCCAATTGAGAAAGGACTTAGAACCCGTGCTTTCAGTCTATGCGGAGATTTTAAAAAAACATTCTACAAGCCTATGGGCAAAAGATGCCAAAGATTCTTTGGAACGCCTTAAAGTTTGGTGGAGTTAAAAAAAAGTCGGAGCATAATCTCCGGCTTTTTTTATTTTCTTAAATTCAATTCATTTTGCCATGGGAACCTATTGGAAGTTCAAACCTTCCGGCAAAAAGAATGATCTATGAGTAGGTTTTGGTTAAGGCGTTGGTGCCGCCGCTTCTCCACCTAATAGTCCGAGCGAAATATCTGGAATCCAACTGATGAGAACAAGGCCAATCAGAAAGAGCCCAACAATCGGTGCTACCGATTGGATGACCTTACCTAACGGTTGTTTGAAGATACCAGAAGCCACAAATAGGTTCACACCCACTGGCGGAGTCAAATATCCAATTTCCAAATTCACAATCATTATGATTCCAAAATGTACTGGGTTGATTCCATAGTTGACTGCCATGGGAGCAAGTAGTGGTGCCAAAACTAGGATCGCACTCATGATATCCATAAACATTCCCACGATGAGTAACAATATGTTTACACCAATAAGGAAGGTCACTGGGCTTGAAATGAGTCCAGACATAGTCGCAACGAGATTCTGAGGAATTTCGTTTTCGATCATGAACTTGTTTAAACTTACAGCAAGGATCAGAATCAGAAATAGAATCCCAAGCATCTCCGCACTCTCTGCCATGATCTTAGGGATCTTAGGAAAACTGAGTTCTTTGTGAATGAACACTTCGACAAGGATGGCATAGAATACCGCAATGGCTGCCGATTCAGTCGCAGTAAAAAATCCAGAGTAAATTCCACCGAGAATGACCACTGGCATCAGAAGGGCAAGGGCACCTTCTTTCCAGGCGATACGAATTTCTTGCCAGTCCCATTTTCCTCGACCCACTTTCCCCGCTCGTAACACGGAGTAGATCATAAGAAGTGACATGAGTAGGATTCCAGGACCTATCCCTGCGATGAAAAGATCGGTAACCGAAACACCCACCATAATCGCATACACAATCATCGGAATACTCGGTGGGATGATGATCCCAAGAGTTCCACCCGATGCAAGAAGTCCCATAGAGAACTGAGTGGGGTATCCAGCCTTAGTTAAGGAAGGATACATGAGTCCACCGATGGCGATGAGAGTCACAGGAGAGGAACCAGAGATGGCAGCAAAAATCCCGCAAGAAAATACCCCTGCAATCGCAAGGCCCGCAGGAATGGGAGCTGTCATCGCTTGGGCAATCCGAATGAGTCGCCTTGCAATACTTCCATGTGTCATTAAGTTCCCTGCAATGATGAATAGAGGAATCGCAAGTAGGATTTCCTTATCACCAGCAAAGAACAAGTCCCCGATGATACTGTTGAGTTCATGGAAGGATTCAAGAGGTGGATCTGGCAAAAAGTAATAACAAAACACAGTGATCGCACCCATAAGCACAATCAATGGTTGTCTGAGTAAAATTAAAGCAAGTAAGAGTAGGAGTATTCCCCAAGAACCCATTAGCGATTCCCCCGTGAGTTTGGTTCAAAAAGTTCCGCTTCCGCAAGTTCCAATGCTTCTGTAGCTTCATTGATATCGGAAGGAATGAGTGCCGGAAAAATTCCATAACACAAATGTCTAAAACCCATAGAGAGAAAGATGTAAGGAAAAATCATTTGAACTTTCCATAAGTGAATTTCTGTTACAGGATTCACTTCATCTAAACTGATACTTTCTAGAACATAAATGACAGATAGGTAGGCTAAAAATAAAAAGAATAAAGCAATTACCCACTGTTCTACAATTTTGATGTAAGGTAACAGTGCTTTTGGTAATACTTTGTCTGCAATTTCTGGACGGAGATGTGAGCCTTTGGCACTGGCAAGGGCTGAACCGAATAGTCCTCCCCATAACATAAAATAAAGGGAAAGTTTTTGTGCCCAAAT
The sequence above is drawn from the Leptospira sp. WS4.C2 genome and encodes:
- the lipA gene encoding lipoyl synthase, producing the protein MNPLKKKPRSKNTSPRIHLPEWMKVRVSFPTEGDALSLVRSEVESKKLHTVCESASCPNLNHCWNRRTATYMLSGDICTRRCQYCDVAFGRPNPLDLEEPERVARSVAELELRHVVLTAVNRDDLKDGGAAHFAETITKIKSYRPECSIEVLIPDFKAKEESLQILYASKPNIINHNIETVERLFPTITPQKNYKRSLTVLSHIAKHGFLTKSGLILGLGEKDEDIKQCLGDLFHHGVRMLTIGQYLQPGPTHYPVQEFIKPETFQLWKEYAYTIGFKTVASGPLVRSSYHADEYFSDEASN
- the purH gene encoding bifunctional phosphoribosylaminoimidazolecarboxamide formyltransferase/IMP cyclohydrolase produces the protein MIEIKRVLVSVSDKAGITEICSFLAKNGVEILSTGGTYDALSKVGIPVKKVDEFTGFPEILHGRVKTLHPKIHGGLLGDTTNPDHVKQMESNGIVPITLVIVNLYPFVKTVMKPDVTLEDAIENIDIGGPSMLRSAAKNHKNVVVLTDPKDYESFQTEFTTNKGKVSRETAFKYAAKVFSETASYDSAISTFFNKKLDIKYPEKITLAFNKKQKLRYGENPHQDAAFYEPLFIKSQFEALQGKELSFNNMLDFDAAFHVASLLPKNAVSIVKHLNPCGIAFGETVLESFELARKTDPISAFGGIIGIHGRVEKESAEEMTKNFVEGVIAESFSDEALEIFAKKPNVRLIPIAKFDEALDELDLRSLHHGLLIQNRDYDLITKDKLKIVSKKQPTADDLEGLMFAWNCVKFIKSNAIVYTDQNSTLGIGAGQMSRVDSVELGAMKAQKVGLSVVGSYVGSDAFFPFRDGIDAIAKVGAKAIIQPGGSIRDEEVIQAADEHGLIMVFTGMRHFRH
- a CDS encoding pseudouridine synthase — encoded protein: MRINAFLAKLGLGSRRKVEELVLAGRIKVNGSTITDLSFQVEDTDSISFDGKSVQMEEESLKRPKIIAFNKPPGYLTSHEDKFHENTIFSLLPEAFQKYNYAGRLDLDSRGLLLLSIDGDFIQKVTHPRNKIDKEYIISLKQPVAWKPIADEFMLGVREGGETLRALAVKPANVVPEKTAPGFTSYLSIILKEGKKRQIRRMCKAKEMVVLDLYRIRIGKLDLRDFVLEEGKYKVVTEEQVLGKPAS
- a CDS encoding flagellar protein FlgN — its product is MISSKQTTKQLLQKKIQYLDSLIANLKREEELLSYRDADTAVKLEFKNETFVRKLEEVDRELWERQEMEVYSEEEIAISETVFERLDAARSLQQKVQELLVFEMNESKKEYWDFSIKRKLKFHLIQSSGLSWTKNYC
- a CDS encoding TRAP transporter small permease; the protein is MKFVERILNTLSFGEKWAGGICFLLLTLLMIADVSKREVIDKVFSWIMEVTEAYPNTSFAGFVGDWSVYIAESIHGGTSGFLEWLGLGGIIWAQKLSLYFMLWGGLFGSALASAKGSHLRPEIADKVLPKALLPYIKIVEQWVIALFFLFLAYLSVIYVLESISLDEVNPVTEIHLWKVQMIFPYIFLSMGFRHLCYGIFPALIPSDINEATEALELAEAELFEPNSRGNR
- a CDS encoding HPP family protein, yielding MISSTVSIWSILTITNLSGHSLLIGSFGATAVLLFAVPDAPLSQPRNLIGGHLISAAIAVILVATLGTNFFTIGFSVGLSIFVMYWTHTLHPPGGATAMIGVLGGVGVDFILFPVLIGVLILLVNALLINNLVHHRKYPVVWF
- the fsa gene encoding fructose-6-phosphate aldolase translates to MNLFLDTANIDEIKKVHELGLLDGITTNPSIIAKSGRKFTEVIKEICSFVKGPVSAEVLATDAPTMIKEGIELSKIAENVVVKVPLIPEGMKAVKAFSEQGIQTNVTLCFTANQALLAAKAGASFISPFVGRLDDIGYDGLELISEIRDIYDNYGIETQILAASVRHPIHFKEVALRGADCVTLPYSVFEMLFKHPLTDSGLAKFIEDSKKLNW
- a CDS encoding TRAP transporter large permease, which gives rise to MGSWGILLLLLALILLRQPLIVLMGAITVFCYYFLPDPPLESFHELNSIIGDLFFAGDKEILLAIPLFIIAGNLMTHGSIARRLIRIAQAMTAPIPAGLAIAGVFSCGIFAAISGSSPVTLIAIGGLMYPSLTKAGYPTQFSMGLLASGGTLGIIIPPSIPMIVYAIMVGVSVTDLFIAGIGPGILLMSLLMIYSVLRAGKVGRGKWDWQEIRIAWKEGALALLMPVVILGGIYSGFFTATESAAIAVFYAILVEVFIHKELSFPKIPKIMAESAEMLGILFLILILAVSLNKFMIENEIPQNLVATMSGLISSPVTFLIGVNILLLIVGMFMDIMSAILVLAPLLAPMAVNYGINPVHFGIIMIVNLEIGYLTPPVGVNLFVASGIFKQPLGKVIQSVAPIVGLFLIGLVLISWIPDISLGLLGGEAAAPTP
- a CDS encoding DnaJ domain-containing protein; this encodes MDKKLLLNDSLHFLGLSLGFTESELKESYHKLAKKYHPDSGEFTSDVMFLELNKHYESLKDYLLIHPEEEIPSEGSGDRYGDGDTNTPLVKPSKDPIFHEYKQAKEKETKAILRYYEKRDLHPIELSENLNKELVQLRKDLEPVLSVYAEILKKHSTSLWAKDAKDSLERLKVWWS
- the fliS gene encoding flagellar export chaperone FliS produces the protein MSLARKTGASAYNEYKANEISTVSQIKLIVMLFDGAIRFLGVAKDNMTPRKYDVVNNNIIKTQDIITELLLSLNMEEGKEVANNLLSLYVYLKKRLLEANMLKDKTIIEECIKILIELKISWEELEKKDTPNPNTAPGVRPTGISITG
- a CDS encoding DUF1574 domain-containing protein encodes the protein MKSKPFLLYPVVLFFFVFLVDKIFLLPVFHEEFLQAGNSVFYFQRKVLAKRLLSDEEAAKKKLALVFGDSRSYPFSELGIPEPHRKDWTLYNFSSPQGIPMNSYIQLKKLLDSGVKPEFVILSLSPEAFDDNKGFILSPFLRMGCDKDCLDIVWKDIPLKEKWAYFLDKVFSIRSVELNLSLFSSRLKQKKLKEYKSLHNQEFQFINYTKGEYLMYGVQANPVEKIKKDTLRIGSLYMSSYSLGKSQKPYVEAFLDLTRKEKIKTLVLWPKVYGDYYKYYEKFHIKEVWWDPMETLATSYGAYPLNWNKVGTCDLFNDASHQSAFCFIDQMKEIWVNYAER
- the purN gene encoding phosphoribosylglycinamide formyltransferase, which gives rise to MGKIKRVVFLASGRGSNFTASVEYIRKKKLKLDLVALVTDNPEAKAVGVAKSFGIPTKVIPYATYAQKTDYHKDLLNEVENLNPDLIVACGYMRILKPEFVRQFRSQIINVHPSLLPAFPGLDSQKQALEYGVKVAGCTVHFVEEGVDTGPIILQKAIAIAPEWTEKELSLAILAEEHKILPLAIQLFCEDKLKIKERKVEILK